A stretch of [Clostridium] innocuum DNA encodes these proteins:
- a CDS encoding energy-coupling factor transporter transmembrane protein EcfT, translating into MNIGKSRGGLWIDPRTKILLLFLCVLSATMAPSLFYEMLVVALVACFGIACGKVRYSIIGVIVYGGFYLLTQVVLQMPSGNVQVMLIAFLGLVHKVYPCGILSGIIISTTKVGEFLSAMNRSHVSQKIVIPIAVMLRYVPTIREDWRFIKDAMRMRDVSPNLKNFILHPAMTIECIYVPLMMAASKTADELTVASVTRGIENPTQRTSYVKIGFGIADLTVALAFLAMFLVGQFYGEVF; encoded by the coding sequence ATGAACATCGGAAAAAGCCGCGGGGGTCTTTGGATAGACCCCCGCACAAAAATATTGCTGTTGTTTTTATGTGTTTTGTCGGCAACTATGGCACCATCGCTTTTTTATGAAATGCTTGTCGTTGCACTGGTTGCCTGCTTTGGCATTGCCTGCGGGAAAGTACGCTACTCCATTATCGGTGTTATTGTCTATGGAGGCTTCTACTTGTTGACACAGGTGGTGTTGCAGATGCCGTCCGGCAATGTACAGGTAATGTTGATTGCGTTTCTAGGTTTAGTTCATAAGGTTTATCCTTGTGGCATTCTGTCCGGCATTATCATTTCAACGACAAAAGTGGGAGAATTTCTTTCTGCTATGAATCGGAGCCATGTTTCACAAAAAATAGTGATTCCCATAGCAGTCATGCTACGCTATGTACCTACAATTCGGGAGGACTGGCGTTTTATCAAGGACGCTATGCGGATGAGGGATGTATCACCTAATCTTAAAAATTTTATATTACATCCGGCTATGACAATCGAGTGCATTTATGTTCCTCTGATGATGGCCGCATCCAAAACAGCGGACGAATTGACAGTCGCCTCTGTAACAAGAGGAATTGAAAATCCCACACAAAGGACTTCGTATGTAAAGATTGGCTTTGGCATAGCTGATCTCACTGTTGCCCTTGCCTTTCTTGCCATGTTCCTTGTGGGGCAATTCTATGGGGAGGTGTTTTGA
- a CDS encoding MptD family putative ECF transporter S component, whose amino-acid sequence MSAQSSYLNKKGLTVKDLVTIGIFTALFFVFELIGSLPFAPNPALTFYQPFGIALLCGPVYLLMVAKVPKRGGIAILGIINGIIWYILGMHWGMDLGYIVMGIVAEIVAGIKGYRNVKWNMVSYALFCLGPSGVFLAYFADPAAWAETMLNNGTSQEYIDMMTASAPTGMLPVIFLGTIVLAFISGLVGKKLLKKQFEKAGITA is encoded by the coding sequence ATGTCTGCGCAATCGTCGTATCTGAACAAGAAAGGTCTTACGGTTAAGGACCTTGTAACTATTGGTATTTTTACTGCACTGTTTTTCGTATTTGAGCTTATCGGCTCCCTCCCGTTTGCTCCGAACCCGGCGCTTACTTTCTACCAACCCTTTGGGATTGCCTTGCTCTGCGGGCCTGTATATCTTCTGATGGTAGCTAAAGTACCTAAACGCGGCGGCATTGCTATTTTGGGTATCATCAACGGCATCATCTGGTATATATTAGGCATGCACTGGGGAATGGACTTGGGATATATCGTCATGGGTATTGTAGCTGAAATCGTCGCAGGTATTAAAGGTTACCGAAATGTCAAGTGGAATATGGTCTCTTATGCTCTTTTCTGCCTTGGGCCTTCTGGTGTATTCCTGGCCTATTTTGCCGATCCTGCTGCGTGGGCAGAGACAATGCTGAACAACGGAACTTCACAAGAATACATTGACATGATGACAGCCTCGGCACCTACGGGGATGCTGCCGGTCATCTTTTTGGGGACAATCGTTCTGGCTTTCATAAGTGGCCTTGTTGGAAAGAAATTGCTTAAAAAGCAGTTTGAAAAAGCGGGGATCACCGCATGA
- a CDS encoding helix-turn-helix transcriptional regulator, producing the protein MKNMIEDFYVTQFTERGFIPAPNNPNYCEAGTTWQLNDKTGTGTFWIYNRQDLFDIKIHDFYLNEDTILEFNWPECLSIMQFDSISGEELSPYRRLEVGSVKSFIGGYSTYKILVHKKIPIRTVGIEIMPAYYEGYLKEQYPDEYASTLKAFEDVGQTMNFPEMSRLLKQVETYRGKGIAAALFYEGKVAEAISLIVEWSRLQQQKKDVRKKLSVQDIQQLENLTLYLNDHCIQDIPLEQIVRISCMSARKLQISFKEYHGCTITEYIQQRRMSQAETLLAKTDLSIGQVAQSVGYTSASRFAELFRKSTGLLPGEFRKMAQK; encoded by the coding sequence ATGAAGAATATGATTGAAGATTTCTATGTAACACAATTTACGGAGCGGGGGTTTATACCGGCTCCGAACAATCCGAACTATTGTGAGGCTGGAACCACCTGGCAGTTAAATGACAAAACTGGGACAGGAACCTTCTGGATTTATAACAGGCAGGATCTTTTTGACATCAAAATCCACGACTTCTATCTCAATGAGGATACTATTTTAGAGTTTAACTGGCCAGAGTGTTTAAGCATCATGCAGTTTGATTCTATTTCCGGTGAAGAACTCTCGCCTTATCGAAGATTGGAAGTGGGGAGTGTCAAAAGTTTTATTGGAGGATATTCCACCTACAAGATTCTCGTACACAAAAAAATCCCAATCCGCACGGTTGGAATTGAGATTATGCCTGCCTATTATGAAGGTTATTTGAAAGAGCAGTATCCCGACGAATATGCAAGTACTTTAAAAGCGTTTGAGGATGTCGGACAGACGATGAATTTTCCAGAAATGTCCCGTCTGCTGAAGCAGGTGGAAACGTATAGGGGAAAGGGTATTGCCGCGGCTCTGTTCTATGAAGGGAAAGTAGCTGAGGCGATTTCTCTGATTGTAGAGTGGAGCCGATTACAGCAGCAGAAAAAAGATGTCAGAAAAAAGCTATCTGTTCAAGATATTCAACAGTTGGAAAATCTCACACTGTATTTAAACGATCACTGTATTCAGGACATTCCTTTGGAGCAGATTGTGCGTATTTCCTGTATGAGCGCCAGAAAGCTCCAGATTTCATTTAAAGAATATCATGGCTGCACGATTACAGAGTATATCCAGCAGCGACGTATGAGCCAGGCAGAAACTCTTTTAGCAAAGACTGATCTTTCAATCGGCCAGGTAGCACAAAGTGTCGGATATACAAGTGCAAGTAGGTTTGCAGAACTGTTTCGGAAAAGTACAGGATTGTTACCTGGAGAGTTTCGTAAAATGGCACAGAAATAA
- a CDS encoding sigma-70 family RNA polymerase sigma factor, with product MAYNHGKAEYKWKLWKEKEEKILRDSGVTEDTIEAIRLYDRQVFNSDRRYYERVQETGTYLDTVAASTDQAEPKTVQDFLDHIENQELYHILITVDRLTLQIVLMKIQGYSTHEIARYLKITEKAVYRRMDRLKEKVKKIFE from the coding sequence ATGGCATATAACCATGGAAAAGCAGAGTATAAATGGAAACTCTGGAAAGAGAAAGAAGAAAAAATTTTAAGAGACAGCGGTGTTACTGAAGATACGATTGAAGCAATCCGTCTCTATGACCGCCAGGTGTTTAATTCAGACAGACGCTATTATGAGCGCGTGCAGGAAACAGGTACATATCTGGATACCGTAGCAGCATCCACAGATCAGGCAGAACCGAAAACAGTACAGGACTTCCTGGATCATATTGAGAATCAGGAATTGTATCATATACTGATCACAGTGGACAGGCTTACCCTGCAGATCGTTCTGATGAAGATCCAGGGGTATAGCACTCATGAAATCGCCAGGTATCTGAAGATTACCGAAAAGGCGGTTTACAGGCGCATGGACAGGCTGAAAGAAAAAGTGAAGAAGATCTTTGAGTAA
- a CDS encoding metal-dependent transcriptional regulator: protein MKLHASGEDYLEAILVLKKKLDMVRSVDVARHMGVSKPSVCVAVNTLKDGGFLTMDEDHLLHLTDVGREVAEKIYERHCFFTEQLIAAGVDPETAEVDACRIEHVISNESFERLKEAAFRNQESEISALSKAIKDKPIE from the coding sequence ATGAAACTTCATGCATCCGGTGAAGATTATTTAGAAGCCATCCTGGTGCTGAAAAAGAAATTAGACATGGTGCGCTCCGTAGACGTGGCCCGGCACATGGGAGTGTCAAAACCGAGTGTTTGTGTGGCGGTCAACACTCTGAAGGATGGCGGCTTTCTCACAATGGATGAAGATCACCTTCTCCATTTGACCGATGTGGGCCGCGAGGTGGCCGAAAAGATTTATGAACGTCATTGCTTCTTTACGGAACAGCTTATCGCAGCAGGTGTTGATCCTGAAACTGCAGAGGTAGATGCCTGCCGGATAGAACATGTGATCAGTAATGAAAGTTTTGAACGGTTGAAAGAGGCCGCCTTTAGAAATCAGGAAAGCGAGATTTCTGCCCTGTCAAAAGCGATAAAGGATAAGCCCATCGAATAA
- a CDS encoding energy-coupling factor ABC transporter ATP-binding protein produces the protein MISFQNVTYSYQENGEPKSLNSINLKVKDGECILLCGKSGCGKTTMTRLLNGMIPNFYDGNLQGAVLLDGKNLFDLPMYEISKQVGSVFQNPRTQFYTVNTTSEIAFGCENFGMEPEKIATRVKQTAEDLEIEYLLDRNIFNLSGGEKQIIAFASIYAMSPQVYVLDEPSSNLDIQAIEKVRKILSLLKQQGKTIIIAEHRTYYLKDLVDRALYMENGKIIREYTMAELADLTFEEQLQSGIRTVDLLSYPITPHVAFPANHVIELKDIHCSYERTEALSIPSLSMPSGKITAIIGTNGAGKSTFVSYMCGLMKKNKGTFLLDGKKQTAKERVQKSYLVMQEVNHQLFSDSVREEIVLGNRDSSENSLQKIMETLDISVLTERHPMTLSGGQKQRVIIASAMFCGKKILYFDEPTSGLDFSHMMQTCQLLNQLHGEDVFVFIITHDYELIASVCDSVIHIEHGKLFEQYDLDANGIQKLKSFFTQCARNTI, from the coding sequence ATGATTTCTTTTCAAAATGTTACGTACTCCTATCAGGAAAATGGGGAACCCAAAAGCCTGAATTCCATCAACCTAAAAGTGAAAGATGGAGAATGTATTTTACTGTGTGGGAAAAGCGGATGCGGGAAAACGACGATGACACGCCTACTCAATGGCATGATTCCCAACTTCTATGATGGAAACCTGCAAGGAGCTGTCCTGCTGGATGGGAAAAACCTTTTTGACCTTCCCATGTATGAAATTTCAAAACAGGTCGGCAGCGTTTTTCAAAATCCTCGGACGCAGTTCTACACCGTCAATACCACCAGTGAGATCGCCTTCGGCTGTGAAAATTTCGGCATGGAACCGGAGAAAATTGCCACCCGCGTCAAGCAGACTGCGGAAGATCTGGAGATTGAATATCTGCTGGACCGAAACATTTTCAACCTGTCAGGAGGCGAAAAACAGATCATCGCCTTCGCCAGCATTTATGCCATGTCCCCGCAGGTCTATGTGTTGGATGAGCCATCCTCTAACCTGGATATACAGGCCATTGAAAAAGTGCGGAAAATTTTATCCCTTCTCAAGCAGCAGGGTAAGACTATCATTATTGCTGAACACCGCACCTATTATCTGAAAGACCTTGTAGATCGAGCACTCTATATGGAGAATGGAAAAATCATCCGGGAATATACAATGGCAGAATTAGCGGATCTAACTTTTGAAGAACAACTGCAAAGTGGCATTCGGACAGTGGATTTGCTTTCTTATCCCATCACGCCTCATGTTGCTTTTCCTGCCAATCATGTAATAGAACTCAAAGATATTCACTGTTCCTATGAGCGGACGGAGGCCCTATCTATCCCGTCGTTGTCTATGCCTTCCGGTAAGATCACTGCGATCATTGGCACCAATGGGGCAGGAAAATCTACATTTGTTTCCTATATGTGCGGGCTTATGAAGAAAAACAAAGGGACATTTCTGTTAGACGGGAAAAAACAAACCGCAAAAGAACGAGTTCAGAAAAGTTATCTTGTCATGCAGGAAGTTAATCACCAGCTTTTTTCCGATAGCGTTCGGGAAGAAATTGTACTGGGAAACCGAGATTCATCAGAAAACAGTCTGCAAAAAATCATGGAGACTCTGGATATTTCAGTTCTCACAGAACGTCATCCTATGACTCTGTCTGGTGGACAGAAGCAGCGGGTTATCATTGCTTCTGCCATGTTTTGTGGGAAAAAGATCCTGTATTTTGATGAGCCTACATCCGGCCTTGATTTTAGCCACATGATGCAGACTTGCCAGCTATTGAATCAGCTTCATGGAGAAGACGTTTTTGTGTTCATTATTACTCACGATTATGAACTGATTGCATCTGTTTGCGACAGCGTAATCCACATTGAACATGGAAAGCTTTTTGAACAGTATGATTTAGATGCAAACGGGATTCAGAAACTAAAGTCGTTTTTTACCCAATGTGCGAGGAACACAATATGA
- a CDS encoding energy-coupling factor transporter transmembrane protein EcfT, whose product MGRREVKFDLRTKLMLILVVNLFLLLSHALVFELVLVFGCLLLITIDRQTRSAFHFLIAFFIMLGIDQLGTPHMNGFAFTLVSFITVALRKFLPCFILGKWILKKTEVSEFVAVMWKLRLPQTAIIPLSVVFRYFPTIKEEWASIRAAMKMRGIHVSLEHIMVPLLMSAVNVSEELSAAALCRGLDNPGTHTSLVQVKFSHYDIAVWMITGILAVSALLLKGVGIL is encoded by the coding sequence ATGGGAAGACGAGAAGTAAAATTTGATCTGCGGACAAAGCTGATGCTGATATTGGTTGTGAATCTCTTTTTACTTCTCAGCCATGCCCTGGTTTTTGAACTGGTTTTGGTGTTTGGCTGTCTGCTGCTTATCACTATAGACAGGCAGACGAGAAGCGCCTTCCATTTCCTGATCGCGTTTTTTATCATGCTTGGCATTGACCAGCTTGGTACGCCCCACATGAATGGGTTTGCCTTTACACTGGTATCCTTCATCACAGTGGCGCTTCGGAAATTTCTTCCCTGCTTTATCCTGGGCAAGTGGATTTTGAAAAAAACAGAAGTTAGTGAATTTGTTGCGGTCATGTGGAAACTGCGGCTTCCGCAGACCGCAATCATTCCGCTATCCGTGGTATTTCGTTACTTCCCTACGATCAAAGAGGAATGGGCCTCCATCCGGGCAGCTATGAAGATGCGGGGGATCCATGTTTCTCTGGAACACATCATGGTTCCGCTTTTAATGTCTGCTGTGAATGTCAGTGAAGAACTGTCGGCAGCCGCGCTTTGCCGGGGCTTAGATAATCCAGGTACACATACCAGTCTTGTGCAGGTGAAATTCAGCCATTACGATATTGCCGTTTGGATGATAACAGGAATTTTGGCGGTATCGGCACTACTTCTAAAGGGGGTGGGGATACTATGA
- a CDS encoding MptD family putative ECF transporter S component has translation MNEKSNTKKSKRLVSAGVFIALYFVVFVIIGCCCMPVPPLYLCMTSLIALVAAPVYQMLLAKSPIHGPIFIAAMLPCLFLLLQGNIWVVAVTGAVAGILAEIIAGAGKFRNNRLNILSYVVFSQNLLGGFLPIWIMRDYYFADTLERGMSADFCNTLEAMTPIWVLFVMIVGTVIFALIGCMIGKKMFKKHFEKAGMV, from the coding sequence ATGAACGAAAAAAGCAACACAAAAAAATCCAAACGTCTGGTGTCGGCAGGAGTGTTTATCGCGCTGTATTTCGTTGTATTCGTTATTATTGGATGCTGTTGTATGCCAGTGCCGCCCCTTTATCTCTGTATGACAAGTCTGATTGCCTTGGTGGCTGCTCCGGTTTACCAGATGCTGCTGGCAAAGTCTCCTATTCATGGCCCTATCTTTATCGCAGCCATGCTGCCTTGCCTGTTCCTTCTGCTCCAGGGAAACATCTGGGTTGTTGCGGTGACTGGCGCTGTGGCAGGTATCCTGGCTGAGATTATCGCGGGTGCGGGAAAATTCCGCAATAACAGATTGAACATTTTGAGTTATGTAGTTTTCTCTCAAAATTTGCTGGGAGGCTTTCTGCCGATCTGGATCATGCGCGATTACTATTTTGCCGATACCCTGGAGCGTGGTATGAGCGCAGATTTCTGCAATACGCTGGAGGCCATGACGCCAATTTGGGTGCTGTTCGTGATGATCGTCGGAACTGTTATCTTCGCCTTGATTGGCTGCATGATCGGCAAGAAAATGTTTAAGAAACACTTTGAAAAGGCTGGAATGGTATGA
- a CDS encoding helix-turn-helix transcriptional regulator, with translation MDPTAILPTYMSELKMQNNIRVLIHNDHRIVYQIDCVDGTGTVEVLTLFPGVVLQFHSFHCKSFQLSESKEVGNSLKINYCTEGRMEVRMSDNLLLFMEPGNLSIDVRKAQDSFQFPCGHYHGMELLFHSSTRNHEAPEILRLFGVDGKQVQSRFCQNAQSYVVRADDRFKKLFEDMSGAPSECRIPYLQMKVAELLLLLCKSDMPEKSDESSFMTMGQVQIAKQVMEIISDDLSRHYSIESLAAPFGISPSSLKNYFQGVYGKNISTWLREARMSVASAALREGNQPVAEIAASVGYENASKFSAAFKSFLGATPLEYRRQSRCGI, from the coding sequence TTGGACCCGACAGCAATTCTTCCAACCTATATGAGTGAACTGAAAATGCAGAACAATATCCGTGTACTGATTCATAATGACCATCGTATCGTCTATCAAATCGATTGTGTAGATGGAACGGGCACAGTGGAAGTGCTAACGCTCTTTCCAGGAGTGGTTCTGCAATTCCACAGCTTTCACTGCAAATCTTTCCAGCTGTCAGAAAGTAAAGAAGTAGGCAATAGTCTCAAGATTAATTACTGCACAGAAGGACGCATGGAAGTGCGAATGTCCGATAATTTGCTCCTGTTTATGGAACCTGGCAATTTAAGCATTGATGTGCGGAAAGCCCAGGACAGTTTTCAATTTCCATGCGGTCACTATCACGGGATGGAACTCTTGTTCCACTCCTCAACACGGAACCACGAGGCCCCGGAAATCTTGCGGCTGTTTGGAGTGGATGGAAAACAAGTGCAGTCCCGCTTTTGCCAGAACGCACAAAGCTATGTGGTACGGGCAGATGATCGATTCAAGAAACTGTTTGAAGATATGAGCGGCGCACCTTCTGAATGCCGGATTCCCTATCTGCAAATGAAAGTGGCGGAACTGTTGCTCCTGCTTTGTAAGTCGGATATGCCGGAGAAAAGTGATGAAAGTTCTTTTATGACCATGGGGCAGGTACAGATTGCCAAGCAGGTCATGGAAATTATCAGTGATGATTTGAGCCGCCACTATTCTATCGAAAGCCTTGCGGCTCCCTTTGGGATCAGCCCTTCCTCTCTGAAAAATTATTTTCAAGGAGTATATGGAAAAAACATCTCCACATGGCTGCGAGAAGCAAGAATGTCTGTGGCTTCGGCTGCGCTGCGGGAAGGAAATCAACCCGTGGCAGAAATCGCCGCCAGTGTGGGATACGAAAATGCCAGCAAATTTTCTGCGGCATTTAAGAGCTTTTTGGGGGCAACCCCATTAGAGTATCGGCGTCAGAGCCGGTGCGGAATTTAA
- a CDS encoding ABC transporter ATP-binding protein codes for MMNLKEMFQLSDRGAKDLKKGIFACTLTNLSLMLSVVITVQIFWEVLTPLTGGAVSWSKMWMLFGAGVVAVVIHFLCCKNDYRKTYVSCYTAAEDSRIRIAELVRKFPMSVFNNKDLTELTTNMMGDCASIEHSMSHIVPPLMANAISCTLICICVMFFDWRMGLSIFCTLPISFLIIFGSRKAQERGSQRQVKAKLKASEEEQEYLEGIRIIKSCHLDGERFSKLNDALKDLKKQSIHMELGTSVFISIAQFVLQAGIGITVFVGVHLLTGGSITILPLLLSLVIVCRMYGPILTILTLLPMLFHTLVSTQRMRELASIPVMEGRTDVPIPNHAITFDHVSFAYNKEPVLKDVTATIPEGKITALVGPSGSGKSTMSRLIARFWDVSTGTVKVGGADVKTLDPEYLMGTMSFVFQDVTLFNDTVWNNIKIGNLDATDEQVLAAAKAACCDEFVQRLPEGYNTLLGENGSTLSGGERQRISIARALLKDAPIILLDEATASLDPENEVLIQSAISRLIKGKTVLVIAHRLRTIADADQILVLNNGEIEESGTHADLMAKGGLYQRLYQIQAKSQEWAV; via the coding sequence ATGATGAATTTGAAAGAAATGTTTCAGCTCTCGGATCGGGGAGCAAAGGATTTGAAAAAGGGCATCTTTGCCTGCACCCTTACCAACCTCTCCCTGATGCTGTCGGTTGTCATCACAGTTCAGATTTTTTGGGAGGTTTTGACGCCGCTGACTGGCGGTGCAGTTTCCTGGAGTAAGATGTGGATGCTGTTTGGTGCTGGTGTTGTCGCCGTAGTCATCCACTTCCTCTGTTGCAAAAATGATTATCGGAAAACCTATGTGTCCTGCTATACGGCGGCGGAAGATTCACGGATTCGCATTGCAGAACTGGTTCGCAAGTTCCCCATGAGTGTGTTTAACAACAAAGACCTGACCGAACTAACCACCAATATGATGGGTGACTGTGCCAGCATTGAACACTCCATGAGCCATATTGTGCCACCTTTGATGGCAAACGCCATTTCCTGCACTCTAATCTGCATCTGTGTAATGTTCTTTGACTGGCGTATGGGTCTGTCTATCTTCTGCACACTGCCAATTTCTTTCCTGATTATTTTTGGCAGCCGGAAAGCCCAGGAACGTGGGAGTCAGCGACAGGTGAAGGCCAAATTAAAGGCTTCCGAAGAAGAACAGGAATATTTGGAAGGTATCCGTATCATCAAATCCTGTCATCTGGATGGTGAAAGATTCTCCAAATTAAACGATGCACTAAAAGACTTGAAAAAGCAGTCCATCCACATGGAACTGGGAACCAGTGTTTTCATCTCTATCGCCCAGTTTGTCCTCCAGGCAGGCATCGGTATCACGGTTTTTGTCGGCGTCCACCTTCTGACCGGCGGCAGCATCACCATTTTGCCGTTGCTGCTTTCGCTGGTGATTGTGTGCCGAATGTACGGGCCGATTTTGACGATCCTCACGCTGCTGCCAATGCTGTTCCACACATTGGTATCCACCCAGCGAATGAGAGAACTGGCCAGTATCCCGGTTATGGAGGGCCGGACGGATGTTCCGATTCCAAACCATGCGATTACCTTTGACCATGTGAGTTTTGCCTATAATAAAGAGCCTGTCTTGAAAGATGTAACTGCGACGATTCCAGAGGGCAAGATCACCGCCTTGGTCGGTCCTTCCGGCAGCGGAAAGAGTACCATGTCGAGACTAATCGCCCGATTCTGGGATGTGAGCACCGGCACAGTAAAAGTGGGCGGCGCAGATGTGAAAACGCTCGACCCGGAGTATTTAATGGGAACGATGTCTTTCGTATTTCAGGATGTAACCCTATTCAATGATACCGTATGGAACAACATTAAAATTGGAAATCTGGATGCAACGGATGAACAGGTTCTTGCGGCGGCAAAAGCGGCCTGCTGTGATGAGTTTGTCCAGCGGCTTCCAGAGGGATATAACACTCTGTTGGGAGAAAACGGCTCCACCCTCTCCGGCGGTGAACGTCAGCGTATTTCCATTGCCCGCGCCCTTTTGAAAGACGCACCTATCATTCTGCTGGATGAGGCTACCGCATCTCTTGACCCGGAAAATGAAGTGCTGATCCAAAGCGCCATCTCCCGCTTGATAAAAGGAAAAACGGTTCTGGTGATTGCTCACCGGCTTCGTACCATTGCGGATGCAGATCAAATCCTGGTGCTGAACAATGGTGAAATCGAAGAATCCGGGACACACGCAGACCTGATGGCAAAGGGCGGTTTGTATCAGCGCCTGTATCAGATCCAGGCCAAGAGCCAGGAATGGGCGGTTTGA
- a CDS encoding ABC transporter ATP-binding protein, with protein sequence MAKKESQDGKSKKGLPRLMELAMTQKAPMVGGMLLSAMATIASFLPYLAIYFIIQEIVGAYPDFSTLDVPKVLGYGGLALGGVLLNVLLYTASVALSHIAAYGTLYQCKINYISHITKLPLGYHLKMGSGKLRKVMDDNIESLEGFIAHDLPNMISAFVAPVVMLVLVFAVDWRFGLATFVGIIVSFLVYGATSGGNKTKKLMEDYQTSLEDMSNASVEYIRGIAVVKAFRQTAFSFKRLHDSIKNYTKTVIPYSLSQELMTAAFTAALNGIYLFIIPVGIWIGSSTTDYQSFVASFIFYLIFVPVVASILMKVLYASVNAMQVGNAVEHMDQVLAEPEIPERSTSAKPDSYDVVYDHVTFSYTEDKTHTALTDVSFTAPQGKMTAIVGPSGGGKSTIASLLPRFYDVEQGAIRIGGVDIRDMSMAALMDTVSFVFQDNFLFKQSILDNICMGCPGAAEDEVIAAAKAAQCHEFISELPEGYHTVFGKNGVKLSGGQIQRIAIARAIVKNAPILVLDEATSFSDPENEHLIQQALSELIKGKTVIMIAHRLSTIRDADQILVVDQGRLVQSGTHEELMAQAGRYQDLWNNYTTALNWKFGAGREA encoded by the coding sequence ATGGCGAAAAAAGAAAGCCAAGACGGCAAGTCAAAAAAAGGCCTGCCACGCCTCATGGAGCTGGCTATGACGCAGAAAGCACCCATGGTGGGAGGAATGCTTCTTTCTGCTATGGCTACTATTGCGTCATTTCTGCCCTATCTGGCCATTTATTTTATCATTCAGGAAATCGTGGGGGCTTACCCGGATTTCAGCACTCTGGATGTGCCCAAAGTGCTGGGATATGGCGGCCTGGCTCTCGGTGGGGTTCTCCTGAATGTACTGCTTTACACTGCATCCGTGGCGCTGTCGCACATTGCGGCTTATGGGACTCTGTATCAATGCAAAATCAACTATATTTCCCACATTACAAAGCTCCCACTGGGCTACCATTTGAAGATGGGCAGCGGTAAGCTGCGGAAGGTCATGGATGACAACATTGAAAGCCTGGAAGGATTCATCGCCCACGACCTTCCCAACATGATTTCCGCTTTTGTAGCGCCGGTGGTCATGTTGGTGCTGGTGTTCGCCGTTGATTGGCGATTTGGCCTGGCAACCTTTGTAGGAATTATCGTTTCGTTCCTGGTGTATGGTGCGACTTCCGGCGGCAACAAGACAAAGAAACTGATGGAGGACTACCAGACATCGCTGGAGGATATGAGCAATGCTTCCGTAGAGTACATCCGAGGGATTGCTGTGGTTAAGGCTTTCCGCCAGACAGCCTTCTCTTTTAAGCGTCTGCACGATTCCATTAAGAATTATACCAAAACCGTCATTCCGTACTCTCTGAGCCAGGAACTGATGACAGCGGCCTTTACCGCCGCGCTCAATGGAATTTATCTGTTTATTATCCCGGTGGGCATTTGGATCGGCAGCTCCACCACAGATTATCAGTCCTTTGTGGCTTCCTTCATTTTCTATTTGATCTTTGTGCCTGTGGTGGCTTCCATTTTGATGAAGGTGCTGTATGCCTCCGTCAACGCCATGCAGGTGGGCAATGCAGTAGAACACATGGATCAGGTATTGGCGGAGCCGGAAATCCCGGAAAGGTCTACCTCTGCAAAGCCTGATTCATACGATGTTGTTTATGACCATGTGACTTTTTCCTATACCGAAGATAAAACGCATACCGCTCTAACGGATGTGTCCTTTACCGCGCCCCAGGGAAAAATGACTGCCATCGTCGGCCCGTCCGGCGGCGGAAAAAGCACTATTGCCAGCCTGCTTCCGCGTTTCTATGATGTGGAACAGGGTGCTATCCGTATTGGCGGTGTAGACATCCGAGACATGAGTATGGCTGCCCTGATGGATACCGTCAGTTTTGTATTCCAGGACAACTTCCTGTTCAAACAAAGCATTCTGGACAACATTTGCATGGGGTGTCCCGGCGCCGCCGAGGATGAAGTGATTGCCGCAGCAAAAGCGGCTCAGTGCCATGAATTTATTTCGGAACTGCCGGAGGGCTATCACACAGTATTCGGGAAAAATGGTGTGAAACTATCCGGCGGTCAGATCCAACGCATTGCCATCGCCAGGGCGATTGTGAAAAACGCCCCCATCCTGGTATTGGATGAGGCTACGTCTTTTAGTGACCCGGAGAATGAGCATCTGATTCAGCAGGCGCTTTCGGAACTGATAAAAGGCAAAACCGTTATTATGATTGCGCACCGCCTTTCTACTATTCGGGATGCTGACCAGATTCTTGTGGTTGACCAGGGACGACTTGTTCAATCCGGTACCCATGAGGAACTGATGGCACAGGCCGGGCGCTATCAGGACTTGTGGAACAACTATACCACAGCTTTGAACTGGAAGTTCGGTGCGGGAAGGGAGGCATAA